In a single window of the Melioribacteraceae bacterium genome:
- a CDS encoding multicopper oxidase domain-containing protein: MFKKYISIIFFLFFQFIYAQNKLPIPDTLSGNNFNLTIQNGSVNFYPGFQTKTMGVNGSLLGPTLLLKKGTQVQMNVKNNLTDTTTIHWHGMHVSPQNDGGPHTVILPGTTWSPQFTVLDNAATYWYHPHLHKKTAEHVTKGVAGFIIVRDEQEAALKLPRKYGVDDFPIVVQSRAFDLAKQFIVRSELDSVLLVNGTKNPYLQVPAQIVRLRLLNGSTERTYYFGFTGNKSFYQIGGDGGLLNAPVLLTRLRLAPGERAEILVDFKSMQGQSTYLMSYASELPTGIIGSSSVGMGGGLPDYSNNKLNGTNFKILKIDVIAASQNPITTILSTLISNSPISISSANVTRILTFTSIGGMMSAAGPFVINGTPFSMDKINYTIPLNNTEIWELRNQTLIAHPFHIHDVQFYLLDRNGNQVPLNERGRKDVVLVEPMETVRFITKFEDFTNSTVPFMYHCHLLTHEDDGMMGQFLVTSPTDVREGNSSLLPISFSLDQNYPNPFNPETVIGFHLPIAGHVTLKVFDFLGKEIATLVNEFKQPGNYNSKFSIHNYQLSTGVYFYQLKAGQFVSTKKLLFVK; encoded by the coding sequence CGCTCAAAATAAACTACCTATTCCGGATACATTAAGCGGAAACAACTTCAATCTCACAATACAAAACGGTTCTGTTAATTTTTATCCTGGATTTCAAACGAAAACTATGGGAGTTAATGGCAGTTTACTTGGGCCTACTTTGCTTCTCAAAAAAGGCACACAAGTTCAAATGAATGTGAAGAACAATTTAACAGATACAACTACAATTCATTGGCATGGGATGCACGTTTCTCCTCAAAATGATGGCGGTCCTCATACAGTAATTTTACCTGGAACTACATGGAGTCCGCAATTTACTGTTTTGGACAACGCCGCTACTTATTGGTATCACCCTCACTTGCATAAAAAAACTGCTGAACATGTAACAAAAGGTGTAGCCGGATTTATCATTGTTCGAGATGAACAAGAAGCCGCGCTAAAACTTCCCCGCAAATATGGTGTTGATGATTTCCCAATTGTTGTTCAATCAAGAGCTTTCGATTTGGCTAAACAATTTATTGTTCGTTCGGAACTCGATTCTGTTCTTCTTGTTAACGGCACAAAAAACCCTTACTTGCAAGTCCCGGCTCAAATTGTTCGTCTTCGTTTACTTAACGGCTCTACAGAAAGGACTTATTATTTTGGTTTTACTGGAAATAAATCTTTCTACCAAATTGGTGGCGACGGTGGTTTGTTAAACGCACCGGTTCTATTAACACGACTTCGTTTGGCTCCTGGTGAACGTGCGGAAATTTTAGTTGATTTTAAATCTATGCAAGGACAATCAACATATCTTATGAGTTATGCTTCTGAATTACCAACCGGAATTATCGGCTCCAGTTCTGTTGGTATGGGTGGAGGTTTGCCCGATTATTCAAACAATAAATTAAACGGCACTAATTTTAAAATTCTTAAAATTGATGTAATTGCTGCATCACAAAATCCAATTACTACAATTCTCTCAACTTTAATTTCTAACTCTCCAATCTCTATTTCATCTGCTAATGTTACGCGCATATTAACATTTACATCAATCGGTGGTATGATGAGTGCTGCGGGTCCTTTTGTAATTAATGGAACTCCTTTCTCAATGGATAAAATCAACTACACCATTCCATTGAATAATACTGAAATATGGGAACTCAGAAATCAAACATTAATCGCGCACCCTTTTCATATTCACGATGTTCAATTTTATTTGCTTGATAGAAATGGCAATCAAGTGCCGCTTAACGAACGCGGAAGAAAAGATGTTGTTTTAGTTGAGCCGATGGAAACCGTAAGATTCATTACAAAATTTGAAGACTTTACTAACTCAACCGTTCCCTTTATGTATCATTGTCATTTGCTTACTCACGAAGATGATGGAATGATGGGACAATTTCTAGTTACAAGTCCTACAGATGTTAGAGAAGGGAATTCATCTTTGCTGCCGATTAGTTTTTCGCTTGATCAGAATTATCCTAATCCATTCAATCCCGAAACCGTCATTGGATTTCACTTACCAATTGCTGGTCATGTAACTCTGAAAGTTTTCGATTTTTTAGGTAAAGAAATTGCAACACTTGTCAATGAATTCAAACAACCCGGCAATTATAATTCTAAATTCTCAATTCATAATTATCAATTATCTACTGGTGTTTATTTCTATCAATTAAAAGCCGGTCAGTTTGTATCAACAAAGAAATTATTGTTCGTTAAATAA
- a CDS encoding isoprenylcysteine carboxylmethyltransferase family protein, producing MNETILKYFMIMYFLLYYGVLFVLNSYLVYKRTGKNPYVLGKSKGILSFTENGIKITGIIIPLIVIIFILSQEIYQWLVPIEYLEKIYLNLIGISIMLLGFVICLTAHFYMRSSWRIGIDVDDQVKLITAGIFKYSRNPFFLGTFFSYLGFFLVLPNILSFTVGVVYFILIQIQVRLEEENLNKSLGGTYENYCSNVKRWI from the coding sequence ATGAATGAAACTATCTTAAAATATTTTATGATTATGTATTTCTTGCTTTACTACGGAGTTCTTTTTGTTTTGAACTCATATTTAGTCTATAAGAGAACAGGAAAGAATCCTTATGTGTTAGGTAAAAGTAAAGGAATCCTAAGTTTTACTGAAAATGGTATTAAGATTACAGGAATAATAATTCCTCTTATTGTAATTATCTTTATACTTTCACAAGAAATATATCAATGGTTGGTCCCAATCGAATATTTAGAAAAAATATACTTAAACTTAATTGGAATCTCGATAATGCTTTTGGGATTTGTAATTTGTTTAACAGCACATTTTTATATGCGCTCCTCTTGGAGAATAGGAATTGATGTTGATGACCAGGTAAAATTAATAACAGCAGGTATATTCAAGTATTCGAGAAATCCATTTTTCCTCGGCACCTTTTTCTCTTACTTGGGATTCTTTTTAGTTCTGCCAAACATTTTATCTTTTACCGTTGGAGTTGTTTACTTCATTCTAATTCAAATCCAGGTTAGACTTGAGGAAGAAAATTTGAATAAATCATTAGGTGGCACATACGAGAATTATTGTTCCAATGTTAAAAGATGGATATAA
- the cadA gene encoding cadmium-translocating P-type ATPase: MKKYQLKNIDCASCAAKIEEGLSEMEGVKSCSVNFASSSLFIDTDNIESVKKKIKEIEPEVIVEEMQDEKLTESKNIVDENKVELIKIFLTVLLLAVGLLLEKEIHNSPYRIAEYLVFIPAYLISGWGVLRGALRSITKGKIFNEHFLMTIATLGAIAIDAMPEAVTVMLFYVVGELFQDISVNRSRKSIKALLEIKPDYANLKSDGEIKRVSPESVKVGENIIVKAGEKIPLDGEIIDGNSFVDTSALTGESVPRKVKEKDIVLAGMINQSGLLTIRVTKLFSESSISRILELVENAASKKAETEKFITTFAKYYTPVVVFGALLLAVIPPLLFTNQTFTDWIYRALVVLVISCPCALVISIPLGYFGGIGGASRRGILVKGSNYLDALTKVKTVVFDKTGTLTKGEFNVSEIVVENGFNKDELLRLAAYAESHSNHPIAKSVIEAYGGAINQELIKDVHEISGKGIKANINGQIVVVGNDKLLHLENIQHDKCDVEGTVIHIATNSVYAGYIIISDTLKEGAEETISLLKKKNINSVMLTGDNKAAAESFAKKLGIDKYYYELLPEDKVNHIEQIIQSSIKGNKIAFVGDGINDAPVLARADVGIAMGALGSDAAVETADVVLMADSPLQVVSAIDIAKKTRKIVWQNIGFAMGVKLFFILLGVFGIATMWEAVFGDMGVAIIAILNAMRVMK; the protein is encoded by the coding sequence ATGAAAAAATATCAGTTAAAGAATATTGATTGCGCTTCGTGCGCTGCAAAAATAGAAGAGGGGCTTTCGGAGATGGAGGGAGTGAAATCTTGCTCTGTAAATTTTGCAAGCTCTTCTCTATTCATAGATACAGACAACATAGAATCTGTGAAAAAGAAAATAAAAGAGATTGAACCAGAAGTTATTGTTGAAGAGATGCAAGATGAAAAACTAACCGAATCAAAAAATATAGTTGATGAAAACAAAGTAGAATTAATAAAAATATTTCTGACGGTTCTTCTGCTGGCGGTCGGACTACTCTTAGAGAAAGAAATTCATAATTCACCATATCGAATTGCTGAATATTTGGTTTTCATTCCAGCATATTTAATTAGTGGTTGGGGTGTATTAAGAGGTGCGTTACGAAGCATTACTAAAGGGAAAATTTTTAATGAACATTTCCTTATGACGATTGCAACACTTGGCGCAATTGCAATTGATGCGATGCCGGAAGCTGTAACCGTAATGTTGTTTTATGTGGTCGGAGAGTTATTCCAGGATATTTCCGTTAACCGATCAAGAAAATCAATTAAAGCATTGTTAGAAATAAAACCGGATTACGCTAATCTAAAAAGCGATGGTGAAATAAAAAGAGTCTCTCCGGAGAGCGTAAAAGTAGGTGAAAATATTATTGTAAAAGCCGGAGAAAAAATTCCTTTGGATGGAGAAATAATAGATGGTAATTCTTTTGTAGATACGTCCGCATTAACCGGGGAAAGTGTTCCAAGAAAAGTTAAAGAAAAAGATATTGTCTTGGCTGGAATGATAAACCAATCCGGTTTGTTAACTATTAGAGTTACTAAATTATTTAGTGAATCATCCATTTCACGAATTTTGGAACTTGTTGAAAATGCCGCTTCAAAAAAGGCAGAGACGGAAAAATTTATTACAACATTTGCGAAATATTATACTCCGGTTGTTGTGTTTGGCGCTTTGCTTCTTGCAGTTATTCCACCTTTGCTTTTTACCAATCAGACCTTTACTGATTGGATTTACAGAGCATTGGTGGTTCTTGTAATATCTTGTCCTTGTGCTTTGGTAATCAGTATTCCGCTCGGATACTTTGGCGGAATTGGCGGGGCTTCACGAAGAGGAATTCTTGTTAAAGGTTCAAACTATTTGGATGCTCTGACAAAAGTTAAGACTGTGGTTTTTGATAAAACAGGAACATTAACCAAAGGCGAGTTCAATGTATCCGAAATTGTTGTAGAAAACGGATTTAATAAAGATGAGTTGTTACGGCTTGCCGCTTACGCCGAATCGCATTCAAATCATCCGATAGCGAAATCTGTAATTGAAGCATACGGAGGAGCGATTAATCAAGAATTGATTAAGGACGTTCACGAGATAAGCGGTAAAGGAATAAAAGCAAATATTAACGGGCAAATAGTCGTTGTTGGAAATGATAAACTTCTTCATTTGGAAAATATACAACACGATAAATGTGATGTCGAGGGAACAGTTATTCATATCGCTACAAATTCAGTTTACGCCGGATACATTATTATTTCCGATACATTAAAAGAGGGCGCGGAAGAAACAATAAGCTTGCTTAAAAAGAAAAATATTAATTCGGTTATGCTTACGGGAGATAATAAAGCGGCGGCAGAATCTTTTGCCAAGAAACTTGGAATAGATAAGTATTATTATGAACTGCTGCCGGAAGATAAAGTAAATCATATTGAGCAGATTATTCAGTCATCAATTAAAGGAAATAAAATTGCGTTCGTTGGGGATGGCATAAACGATGCGCCGGTTTTAGCACGCGCCGATGTTGGAATTGCAATGGGCGCACTTGGTTCAGATGCTGCCGTTGAAACTGCGGATGTTGTGCTTATGGCAGATTCTCCTTTACAAGTTGTATCCGCAATTGATATAGCAAAGAAAACAAGAAAGATAGTCTGGCAAAATATTGGCTTTGCAATGGGAGTTAAATTATTCTTCATTCTTCTAGGCGTCTTTGGAATTGCTACAATGTGGGAAGCGGTCTTTGGCGATATGGGTGTTGCGATTATTGCAATATTGAATGCGATGAGAGTGATGAAGTAA
- a CDS encoding P-II family nitrogen regulator gives MKEIKAIIRPFRLLDVIDELQKIEGLPGVTISEIKGFGKSRAKNAKDKVTYELVEFIPRIQLEVVVVDEMADEVVNVIQKYSHTGNTGDGKIFVVNVEDVVKIRTNERGKEAV, from the coding sequence ATGAAAGAGATAAAAGCAATAATAAGACCGTTCAGACTGCTCGATGTAATTGACGAGCTTCAAAAAATTGAAGGGCTTCCGGGAGTAACCATATCAGAGATAAAAGGATTTGGGAAAAGCAGAGCCAAGAATGCAAAAGATAAAGTTACTTATGAATTGGTGGAATTTATTCCAAGAATACAATTAGAAGTTGTGGTTGTTGATGAAATGGCTGATGAAGTTGTTAATGTGATACAGAAATACTCCCATACCGGGAATACCGGTGACGGGAAAATATTTGTTGTGAATGTTGAAGATGTAGTAAAGATAAGAACGAATGAAAGAGGAAAAGAAGCAGTTTAG
- a CDS encoding efflux RND transporter permease subunit, producing the protein MLEKIISMTLKQKGMIIFLSFLIVGLGIYAYTKIPIDAFPDVTNIQVEIISHADGLSAIEIERNVTYPIEMAMRGLPDVEQMRSVTKFGLSIVTIVFKDNVDIYFARQLVFERLGEARENVPKGVEVAMGPIATAMGEIYQYTLEGKMPSDSLGKMAYLTDLRTLQEWVITPQLKSVAGVNEINSFGGYFKQFQVLINPEKLLKYAITADEVFAAIENNNKNVGGNILERNSDQFIVRGVGLIKELSDIDNIVLKSVGGTPTFIRDVAQVKIGEAVRMGASMKNGVDESVGGIAMMLRGENSREVVERVKAKVDEINENNILPDGIKIVPYYDRTEIVDASIWTIIRALLEGSILVLVVTFLLLKSFRGSAVILIALPISLLLTFVFMKLLGISANLMSIGGLVISTGMKFDASIIQVENVQRMLNEEKGKFNKLSLILKAILDVRKPSIYGEIIIAITFIPILALEGIEGKMFAPLAITVGLAIIATLLMSIFIIPQLCAIFLKPQVEKESAIMRFFSTKYLPLLRFSMKRKKLLLATALIGLLGSLVLLKNIGTEFIPIMDEGAFDMDVALLPGVSLSKSMEINKIVGEKLKEFDELDVVVSRTGQTGVALDTRGVDKTGYVGVLKPKSEWTRDITREELTNEMRESLETIPGIAFGFSQPIQCRIDEIVAGTRAQLILKLFGEDIELMKRKADEITKVLSKIEGGTDLIAEKVSGQPYLTINVDRSKIARYGLNISDVQNVIEIAIAGKAASKFYEENRNFDITVRLPEEKRNSIETIENILVPTKTGTNIPLAQLAEIKMIEGPVQISRQDGIRRIGIEMNISGRDIGSFVAEAKQKIKENVQLPAGYYLTWGGQFESQQRAMNKLMIIGPLAIGLILLLLFVTFKSVRLALLVISNLPFALIGGIIALYISGLYLSVPASVGFIVLFGVAVLNGVVLVSHISQLREDGLELNEAIERGSMDRLRPVLMTAFITIFSLVPTIITTGTGSEVQKPLAVVVVGGLITSTLLTLLIIPSVYSWFEKRNVEKEM; encoded by the coding sequence ATGTTAGAAAAAATTATATCTATGACTCTGAAGCAGAAAGGAATGATAATATTTCTTTCGTTTCTAATTGTTGGGCTTGGAATTTATGCTTACACGAAAATTCCAATTGATGCTTTCCCGGATGTAACAAACATACAAGTAGAAATTATAAGCCACGCGGATGGACTCTCTGCGATAGAAATAGAAAGAAACGTAACCTATCCGATAGAAATGGCAATGCGGGGATTGCCGGATGTTGAACAAATGCGTTCGGTAACAAAATTCGGGCTTTCAATTGTTACAATAGTCTTTAAGGATAATGTTGATATATACTTTGCCAGGCAGCTTGTCTTTGAACGGCTTGGAGAAGCCCGAGAAAACGTACCTAAAGGTGTTGAAGTTGCAATGGGACCAATAGCAACTGCAATGGGAGAAATTTACCAATACACACTTGAAGGAAAAATGCCTTCTGATTCACTTGGAAAGATGGCTTATCTAACAGATTTAAGAACTTTGCAAGAATGGGTAATTACGCCGCAACTGAAAAGTGTTGCCGGAGTAAACGAAATAAATTCATTCGGCGGATACTTTAAGCAATTTCAAGTATTGATTAATCCGGAAAAATTATTAAAGTATGCCATAACAGCTGATGAAGTATTTGCAGCCATTGAGAATAACAATAAGAATGTGGGTGGAAATATACTTGAAAGAAATTCAGATCAGTTCATAGTGCGTGGAGTAGGTTTAATAAAAGAGCTAAGTGATATTGATAATATTGTATTAAAATCTGTTGGCGGAACGCCTACTTTTATACGTGATGTTGCGCAAGTTAAAATTGGGGAAGCTGTTCGAATGGGCGCTTCGATGAAGAATGGTGTTGATGAATCAGTCGGTGGAATTGCAATGATGCTTCGTGGCGAGAACAGCCGCGAGGTTGTAGAAAGAGTAAAAGCTAAAGTTGATGAAATTAATGAAAACAATATTTTGCCCGATGGGATTAAAATAGTTCCTTACTACGACCGAACGGAAATTGTTGATGCAAGCATTTGGACTATAATACGCGCACTGCTGGAAGGTTCAATTCTTGTATTAGTAGTTACTTTTCTACTTCTAAAAAGCTTCAGAGGTTCAGCCGTAATATTGATAGCATTACCTATTTCTCTTCTACTAACTTTTGTGTTTATGAAGTTGTTGGGAATAAGCGCAAATCTTATGTCTATTGGCGGATTGGTAATTTCAACGGGTATGAAATTCGATGCATCAATTATCCAGGTGGAAAATGTGCAGAGAATGCTGAATGAGGAGAAAGGAAAGTTTAATAAACTATCCTTGATTTTAAAAGCAATACTCGACGTTAGAAAACCGAGTATATATGGTGAAATAATAATTGCAATTACATTTATACCGATTCTTGCATTAGAAGGTATAGAAGGTAAAATGTTTGCGCCTTTAGCAATAACAGTTGGATTGGCAATAATAGCAACACTGTTAATGTCCATCTTCATAATACCACAGCTTTGTGCCATCTTCTTAAAGCCTCAAGTAGAAAAAGAGAGTGCAATAATGAGATTCTTTTCTACAAAATATCTCCCTCTTTTACGTTTTAGTATGAAAAGGAAGAAATTATTACTTGCCACAGCATTAATAGGATTGCTCGGTTCGCTTGTATTATTAAAAAATATTGGAACAGAATTTATTCCCATTATGGATGAAGGTGCATTTGATATGGATGTTGCATTGCTGCCGGGAGTTTCATTATCCAAGTCAATGGAAATAAATAAAATTGTCGGAGAGAAGTTAAAGGAATTTGATGAGCTTGATGTTGTAGTATCCAGAACCGGACAAACCGGCGTGGCATTAGATACGCGAGGCGTTGATAAAACCGGTTACGTAGGTGTATTGAAACCAAAAAGCGAGTGGACGCGGGATATAACAAGAGAAGAACTTACAAATGAAATGAGAGAATCTCTTGAAACGATACCGGGAATAGCATTTGGATTTAGTCAGCCCATTCAGTGCCGTATAGATGAAATAGTTGCCGGAACAAGAGCACAATTAATTCTAAAATTATTTGGTGAAGATATTGAACTGATGAAACGAAAAGCTGATGAGATAACTAAAGTTCTATCTAAAATTGAAGGCGGGACAGATTTAATTGCTGAGAAAGTTTCCGGACAACCTTATTTAACTATTAATGTTGACCGCTCCAAGATAGCGCGGTATGGATTAAACATAAGCGATGTTCAAAATGTTATCGAAATTGCAATTGCCGGTAAAGCGGCATCTAAGTTTTACGAAGAAAACAGAAACTTTGATATAACTGTAAGACTGCCGGAAGAAAAAAGGAACTCGATAGAGACGATTGAGAATATTTTGGTTCCTACAAAGACGGGAACGAATATTCCACTTGCTCAATTAGCAGAAATAAAAATGATTGAAGGACCCGTCCAGATAAGCAGGCAGGATGGAATTAGAAGAATCGGAATTGAGATGAATATAAGTGGAAGAGATATAGGAAGCTTTGTAGCTGAAGCAAAACAGAAAATAAAAGAGAATGTTCAGCTTCCGGCAGGTTATTATTTAACGTGGGGCGGTCAGTTTGAGAGTCAGCAGAGAGCAATGAACAAACTTATGATTATAGGACCATTAGCAATTGGATTAATTCTACTTTTACTATTTGTCACTTTCAAATCTGTAAGATTAGCTTTGCTCGTAATATCAAACTTACCGTTTGCTTTAATTGGCGGCATCATTGCCCTTTATATCTCCGGCTTATACTTATCGGTTCCAGCTTCGGTAGGGTTTATTGTGTTATTTGGTGTAGCAGTTCTAAATGGAGTTGTTTTGGTTTCTCATATATCTCAATTACGAGAGGATGGCTTGGAACTGAATGAGGCAATTGAAAGAGGAAGTATGGATAGATTGCGCCCGGTTTTAATGACTGCATTTATAACAATATTTAGTTTGGTGCCAACAATCATTACTACCGGAACTGGTTCGGAAGTGCAAAAGCCATTAGCTGTTGTAGTTGTAGGCGGCTTGATCACTTCAACTCTGTTAACATTGTTAATCATTCCATCTGTTTACAGTTGGTTTGAGAAGAGAAATGTTGAAAAAGAAATGTAA
- a CDS encoding efflux RND transporter periplasmic adaptor subunit produces MKSSIKLLIAVNVLAIALLGCSGKEEPKKEESHNEHSEVVKLSAESIKQIKLETETVSLQPFTGYLTIPAKVITNQDNEAQIGSLVQGRVHQVFVKVGDFVKAGQVLMTVEGLDVGEIKAGFLIAKAALDYAKANYERQKKLFDEKIGSQKSLLESQAEFEKALAEYKAEDKKIHSVGLSDEDVTDAKISEEHISGTLPIKSSINGIVVERNVVIGQLVDATTNAFKVINTSTVWVDGQIYEKDITKINQKTNAFFTSSTYMNEKFNGRIIYIGQTVDEQTRTITIRGEFENSNSKLKPQMFGELKIPVSGNAKAIMIPEEAVVKEAGQEYVFVQKSKTTPPSSGQEFEKRIVITGLSVDNRIEIKEGLKEGEKVASKGVFYLKSELKKEELEGDEH; encoded by the coding sequence ATGAAATCAAGTATCAAATTATTAATAGCCGTTAATGTATTAGCGATTGCCCTATTGGGATGCAGCGGTAAAGAAGAACCTAAAAAGGAAGAAAGCCATAATGAACACAGTGAAGTTGTAAAACTATCGGCTGAATCAATAAAGCAAATAAAATTGGAAACCGAGACAGTATCATTACAACCATTCACTGGTTATTTAACAATTCCGGCAAAGGTAATAACTAATCAAGATAATGAAGCACAGATAGGTTCGCTTGTTCAAGGAAGAGTTCACCAGGTGTTTGTGAAAGTAGGAGATTTTGTTAAAGCCGGACAAGTATTGATGACGGTTGAAGGTCTTGACGTTGGTGAAATAAAAGCCGGTTTCTTAATTGCAAAAGCGGCACTTGATTATGCAAAAGCAAATTATGAAAGACAGAAGAAATTATTTGATGAGAAAATAGGATCGCAAAAATCATTACTAGAAAGCCAGGCTGAATTTGAAAAGGCGCTTGCTGAATACAAAGCAGAGGATAAAAAAATTCATTCGGTTGGTCTTAGTGATGAAGATGTAACCGACGCAAAGATTAGCGAAGAACATATTTCCGGCACATTGCCAATTAAATCATCCATCAACGGTATAGTAGTAGAAAGAAATGTTGTTATAGGACAATTAGTTGATGCCACAACAAATGCTTTCAAAGTAATTAACACATCTACTGTTTGGGTTGACGGACAGATATACGAAAAAGATATAACGAAGATAAACCAGAAAACAAATGCATTTTTCACCTCATCAACTTATATGAATGAGAAGTTTAACGGAAGAATAATATATATAGGGCAGACGGTTGACGAGCAAACAAGAACAATTACAATACGGGGAGAGTTTGAAAATTCTAATAGCAAATTAAAACCGCAAATGTTTGGCGAACTAAAAATTCCTGTGAGCGGGAATGCAAAAGCAATTATGATTCCGGAAGAAGCAGTTGTTAAAGAAGCCGGGCAAGAATATGTGTTTGTCCAAAAAAGCAAGACAACCCCACCAAGCAGCGGGCAAGAATTTGAAAAGAGAATAGTGATTACCGGATTATCTGTTGATAACCGGATTGAAATTAAAGAAGGATTGAAAGAGGGTGAAAAAGTTGCATCGAAAGGAGTGTTTTATCTAAAGAGTGAACTAAAGAAAGAAGAATTGGAAGGAGATGAACACTAA
- a CDS encoding TolC family protein, whose amino-acid sequence MLSKTKPRFAGNKLFVLFAIAILPLCIYGQTEIRKLSLNEAVEIGLKNNPEIKSATENISASKGRFWSGISLPLPEVGVSYEYAPVNSSLSNYSEKTLAVSQSFEFPSNYFLKGSKFNKEEEIAVYKLNMTERSIINQVKTSYYKVLAKQYQVKSAEENLVISEDFFKKAEIRQNVGEGTNLERLTAKVQYTEAQNNLEVAKNELTTAFAELNYSLGYGKQSYEANFNLIDTLVFVDHKISIEQIYKSLEETNPQIKIAELNYGIASIEKGLAWSSILPNLNLAYFKQTRDGNNGFYGASFGISVPLWFMFDQRGKIQEAVANQSISESELQLTKNEIALRIKSAFTDHENNLKQVKLYVNDILPQAEEIYRTAIKSYDAGELTYLEYLQAKQTLISSRNNYINVLFNHYQSVFRIEEIVGQNIIDKSELEK is encoded by the coding sequence ATGTTGAGTAAAACGAAACCCCGTTTTGCGGGAAACAAACTTTTTGTTTTGTTCGCAATTGCAATTTTACCGCTTTGCATTTACGGACAAACTGAAATTAGAAAACTTAGTTTAAATGAAGCTGTTGAAATTGGATTAAAGAATAATCCGGAAATAAAGAGTGCAACAGAAAATATTTCAGCATCTAAGGGTAGATTCTGGAGCGGGATATCATTACCTCTGCCGGAAGTTGGTGTTAGTTATGAATATGCACCGGTGAACAGCAGTTTAAGTAATTACAGCGAAAAAACTCTGGCTGTTAGTCAATCTTTTGAGTTCCCTTCTAATTACTTTTTGAAAGGGAGCAAATTTAACAAGGAAGAAGAGATTGCAGTATATAAACTAAACATGACTGAGAGAAGCATTATAAATCAAGTAAAGACAAGTTACTACAAAGTTCTGGCTAAACAATACCAGGTAAAGTCTGCTGAAGAAAATCTTGTTATCTCGGAAGATTTTTTTAAGAAAGCTGAGATAAGACAAAATGTTGGTGAAGGAACGAATCTTGAAAGATTGACCGCAAAGGTCCAATACACAGAGGCGCAGAACAATCTGGAAGTTGCAAAGAATGAGCTAACAACAGCGTTTGCCGAACTGAATTACTCACTTGGATATGGAAAACAAAGTTATGAAGCGAATTTCAATTTAATCGATACGCTTGTTTTTGTTGATCACAAAATCAGTATAGAGCAAATCTACAAATCGTTGGAAGAAACAAATCCGCAGATAAAGATTGCCGAATTGAATTATGGAATAGCATCTATCGAAAAAGGTCTTGCATGGTCTTCCATCCTGCCTAATCTTAATCTGGCTTATTTCAAACAAACGCGCGACGGCAATAACGGATTTTACGGAGCTTCATTTGGAATATCGGTTCCGCTTTGGTTTATGTTCGATCAAAGAGGAAAAATTCAAGAAGCGGTTGCAAATCAGTCTATATCTGAATCGGAACTGCAATTAACAAAGAATGAGATCGCTTTAAGAATAAAAAGCGCTTTTACAGATCACGAAAATAATCTAAAGCAGGTAAAACTATATGTGAATGATATTCTTCCACAAGCCGAAGAGATTTACAGAACAGCTATAAAAAGCTACGATGCCGGAGAACTTACATATCTTGAATATCTGCAGGCGAAACAAACTTTGATTAGCTCACGGAACAATTACATAAATGTTTTATTCAATCATTATCAATCAGTTTTTAGAATTGAAGAAATAGTCGGGCAAAATATTATTGACAAATCAGAATTGGAGAAATAA